A portion of the Micromonospora vinacea genome contains these proteins:
- a CDS encoding alpha-(1->3)-arabinofuranosyltransferase, which produces MRAEVASGAAPGSSRSRHTARRFRHLVICIALTALAFQQAPGQVVPDTKVDLNVNPAGWLLRSLHLWDPTGTFGQLQNQAYGYLWPMGPFFLLGSEAGLAPWVVQRLWWALLFCVAYLGAVRLAGRLNIGTPAGRMIAGVAFALSPRILTQLGWSSVEAWPSAVAPWVLIPLVGLAAGTRLRRAVAASALAVACAGGVNATAVFAVVPLAVLWLATIQPVRRRVTAIAAWCGAVALATAWWLVPLLVLGRYSPPFLDYIETARNTTSVTDAATTLRGASYWVAYLASPFGPTIPSGARLANEAVLVAATLAVAALGVLGLSRRGMPHRRFLITGLVLGVALVGLGHVGDLPNLLAGPQREFLDGVGAPLRNVHKFDVLLRLPLCLGMAHLIGLAVRAARTAPARHRPRTVARAWLTAGAAIVAVTAVATPALAGGLATPGSVKEVPGYWHEATDWLDANTGRGRVLVVPGARFPSYDWGNTTDEITQPLLNSRWAVRNAIPFTPPTTIRLLDVIESTLATGSGSTGLADLLARSGISHVLFRADLDHGRSDTARPAVVRQALERSPGLTLVTAFGPLRGGPSSPDEFRDHGLDVPVRALEVYRVDRPVEPVVAYDRADVTTVVGGPESLLDLAAAGQLGSAPTVLAGDASTAEVTGPVAMTDGLRRRDVSFGGLRDNTSQTLTADDTFEVTAPAHDYLPEWGAQHSTVARFEGITTVRTSTSRSQVDAPGGARPEHQPYAAMDGNPATSWQSAPYSPSDQQWIEVGLANPTTVTRVEVWFDLKADALPTTVTVSAGYESSTVEQFSDHMVFELPSVHATREVRVSVDGAYDLRPFGNGSVGIAEIKIPGIQTSRTLVLPAAPVTDRPATVVVSAAPTTPACFSVDGHPRCSTDAIRGSEDASTIDRTLTLPAAAAYDTKLWAGPTPGPALDDALDKLVTDAQPLRLAAQISASSTAVPDPTGRAGAALDGNPATSWSPAIDDEAPILRLKWLKPQTITGLRFSVDDKIAATRLGSVRVVGDDGFRSSLLGDDGLLRLDPPMRTDEITIQFLDKPSATSTDPYKLRLPEKLPIAVGEVTVLPGAPTVGPSLDTPVSLACGSGPTLQVGAARVTTSLRGTLRDLLEMREMPVTLCGRKTPRQLDLGSGEHRLVATPSQLASPTRVALVPRTSTPASTTAATASTTEIETWAATERRVRVASHPVDRVLAVRENTNTGWQATLGGRTLKPLVVDGWQQGWILPAGASGEVLLRFAPDTPYRAGLLLGGILLAVVVLLAVLPARQPTGRTPATVVPRGRRRVTRSLPLLAVGAAALVLSSGLIGGLLVAAGFMLAVPGPRRLPWPADPRRARTISRAVETWLPGALVLLAGWLYLDSTRRNTDALVQLTIVVALGALWLSTAARRRPVRRATPTPGTPAVPLVVAGPTPETAERTPPDTAEAPTPGQAAGPADGQRPTFSEIT; this is translated from the coding sequence ATGCGTGCAGAGGTGGCCAGTGGTGCCGCTCCGGGGTCCAGCCGGAGCCGGCACACGGCCCGGCGGTTCCGGCACCTGGTCATCTGCATCGCGCTCACCGCCCTCGCCTTCCAGCAGGCCCCGGGACAGGTGGTCCCCGACACCAAGGTCGACCTGAACGTCAACCCGGCCGGGTGGCTGCTCCGCTCGCTGCACCTGTGGGACCCCACCGGCACGTTCGGCCAACTACAGAACCAGGCGTACGGCTATCTCTGGCCGATGGGCCCGTTCTTCCTGCTGGGGTCGGAGGCCGGCCTCGCGCCGTGGGTGGTGCAGCGGCTGTGGTGGGCACTGCTCTTCTGTGTCGCCTACCTGGGCGCCGTGCGCCTGGCGGGCCGGCTCAACATCGGAACGCCCGCCGGGCGCATGATCGCCGGCGTCGCCTTCGCGCTGTCACCGCGCATCCTCACCCAGCTGGGCTGGTCCTCGGTGGAGGCCTGGCCCAGCGCCGTCGCCCCCTGGGTGCTCATTCCGCTCGTCGGTCTCGCCGCCGGCACGCGACTGCGACGCGCCGTCGCCGCGTCAGCCCTCGCCGTCGCCTGCGCCGGCGGGGTCAACGCCACCGCCGTGTTCGCGGTGGTGCCACTGGCAGTGCTCTGGCTCGCCACCATCCAGCCCGTCCGCCGCCGGGTCACCGCCATCGCCGCCTGGTGTGGCGCGGTGGCTCTGGCCACCGCGTGGTGGTTGGTCCCGTTGCTGGTCCTCGGCCGGTACAGCCCGCCCTTCCTGGACTACATCGAGACCGCTCGGAACACCACGAGCGTCACCGACGCGGCGACCACGCTGCGTGGCGCCTCCTACTGGGTCGCCTACCTGGCCTCCCCGTTCGGACCGACCATCCCGTCCGGGGCGCGACTCGCCAACGAGGCGGTACTTGTCGCCGCCACCCTGGCGGTCGCCGCCCTCGGTGTGCTCGGGCTGTCCCGACGCGGGATGCCGCACCGCCGGTTCCTCATCACCGGTCTGGTGCTCGGCGTCGCGCTCGTCGGTCTCGGACACGTCGGCGACCTGCCGAACCTCCTCGCCGGACCACAGCGGGAGTTCCTCGACGGTGTCGGCGCACCCCTGCGCAACGTGCACAAGTTCGACGTCCTGCTCCGCCTACCCCTGTGCCTGGGCATGGCGCACCTCATCGGGCTGGCCGTCCGGGCGGCGCGCACCGCACCCGCGCGGCACCGTCCGCGAACCGTCGCCCGCGCCTGGCTGACCGCCGGCGCCGCCATCGTCGCCGTCACGGCGGTCGCCACGCCCGCCCTCGCGGGCGGTCTCGCCACCCCGGGCAGCGTCAAGGAGGTGCCCGGCTACTGGCACGAAGCCACCGACTGGCTCGACGCGAACACCGGGCGCGGGCGGGTGCTCGTCGTGCCCGGAGCGCGCTTCCCGTCGTACGACTGGGGCAACACCACCGACGAGATCACCCAGCCGCTGCTCAACAGCCGGTGGGCGGTACGCAACGCCATCCCCTTCACCCCACCGACAACGATCCGGCTGCTGGACGTGATCGAGTCGACGCTCGCCACCGGCTCCGGGTCGACCGGCCTGGCGGACCTGCTGGCCCGATCCGGGATCAGCCACGTCCTGTTCCGCGCCGACCTCGACCACGGCCGCTCCGACACGGCCCGCCCCGCTGTGGTCCGCCAGGCGCTGGAGCGTTCACCCGGGTTGACCCTCGTCACGGCCTTCGGCCCGCTGCGCGGCGGCCCCTCGTCCCCCGACGAGTTCCGTGACCATGGGCTCGACGTGCCCGTTCGGGCGCTCGAGGTCTACCGGGTCGACCGGCCCGTCGAGCCTGTGGTCGCCTACGACAGGGCCGACGTGACCACTGTGGTGGGCGGTCCCGAATCCCTCCTCGACCTCGCCGCGGCGGGGCAACTCGGCTCGGCGCCCACCGTCCTGGCCGGCGACGCGTCGACCGCCGAGGTCACCGGGCCGGTGGCGATGACCGATGGTCTGCGCAGGCGCGACGTGTCGTTCGGCGGACTGCGCGACAACACCTCCCAGACGCTGACCGCGGACGACACCTTCGAGGTCACCGCCCCCGCCCACGACTACCTGCCCGAGTGGGGGGCACAGCACTCCACGGTCGCCCGCTTCGAGGGCATCACAACGGTTCGCACCTCCACCTCCCGCTCGCAGGTGGACGCCCCCGGCGGCGCCCGCCCCGAGCACCAGCCGTACGCGGCGATGGACGGCAACCCGGCGACCTCCTGGCAGTCCGCGCCGTACTCGCCCAGCGACCAACAGTGGATCGAGGTGGGCCTCGCCAACCCGACGACTGTCACCCGGGTCGAGGTGTGGTTCGACCTGAAGGCCGACGCCCTGCCCACGACGGTGACGGTCAGCGCCGGGTACGAGAGCAGCACAGTCGAACAGTTCAGCGATCACATGGTGTTCGAGCTGCCCAGCGTCCACGCCACCCGCGAGGTCCGGGTCTCGGTCGACGGCGCGTACGACCTCCGCCCGTTCGGAAACGGCTCGGTCGGCATCGCCGAGATCAAGATTCCGGGCATCCAGACCAGCCGCACCCTGGTCCTTCCCGCCGCACCGGTCACCGACCGGCCGGCGACCGTCGTCGTGTCGGCGGCACCCACCACGCCGGCCTGCTTCTCCGTCGACGGGCACCCCCGCTGCTCCACCGATGCCATCCGTGGCTCCGAGGACGCGTCAACAATCGACCGGACGCTGACCCTGCCGGCGGCCGCCGCGTACGACACCAAGCTGTGGGCAGGGCCGACGCCCGGCCCTGCCCTGGACGACGCCCTCGACAAGCTGGTGACCGACGCGCAGCCGCTGCGCCTCGCGGCGCAGATCAGCGCCTCCTCGACGGCCGTGCCCGACCCGACCGGCCGGGCCGGCGCGGCGCTCGACGGAAACCCGGCCACCAGCTGGTCGCCGGCGATCGACGACGAGGCACCGATCCTGCGACTCAAGTGGCTCAAGCCGCAGACCATCACCGGGCTCCGCTTCTCGGTCGACGACAAGATCGCCGCGACACGCCTCGGCAGCGTCCGCGTCGTTGGCGACGACGGCTTCCGCAGCAGCCTGCTGGGCGACGACGGGCTGCTCCGCCTGGACCCGCCGATGCGGACCGACGAGATCACCATCCAGTTCCTCGACAAGCCGTCCGCCACCAGCACCGACCCGTACAAGCTGCGGTTGCCGGAGAAGCTGCCCATCGCGGTCGGTGAGGTGACAGTGCTACCCGGAGCGCCCACCGTCGGGCCGAGCCTCGACACACCAGTGTCGTTGGCCTGCGGATCGGGTCCGACGCTGCAGGTCGGCGCGGCCCGGGTGACCACCTCGCTGCGCGGCACGCTCCGCGACCTGCTCGAGATGCGCGAGATGCCGGTGACGCTGTGCGGCCGGAAAACGCCCCGACAGCTCGACCTGGGCAGCGGAGAGCACCGCCTCGTCGCCACCCCGAGCCAGCTGGCCTCGCCCACCCGGGTCGCCCTGGTGCCCCGGACATCCACTCCGGCCTCGACGACCGCGGCGACCGCCAGTACCACCGAGATCGAAACGTGGGCGGCCACCGAACGACGGGTACGGGTGGCCAGTCACCCCGTCGACCGGGTGCTCGCCGTGCGGGAGAACACCAACACCGGCTGGCAGGCGACCCTCGGCGGGCGGACGCTGAAACCACTTGTGGTGGACGGATGGCAGCAGGGCTGGATCCTTCCCGCCGGCGCCTCCGGAGAGGTGCTGTTGCGTTTCGCCCCGGACACCCCGTACCGGGCGGGGCTTCTCCTCGGCGGCATCCTGCTCGCGGTGGTGGTCCTGCTCGCGGTGCTGCCCGCCCGACAGCCCACCGGGCGCACCCCGGCGACCGTCGTGCCGCGCGGCCGACGCCGGGTCACCCGTTCGCTGCCGCTGCTGGCTGTCGGGGCCGCCGCGCTGGTGCTGTCAAGCGGCCTCATCGGCGGTCTACTGGTCGCGGCGGGGTTCATGCTGGCGGTGCCCGGCCCGCGCCGCCTGCCCTGGCCAGCCGACCCACGTCGGGCCAGGACGATCAGTCGGGCGGTCGAGACCTGGCTCCCGGGCGCGCTGGTCCTGCTCGCCGGGTGGCTGTACCTCGACTCGACACGACGGAACACCGACGCGCTCGTGCAGCTCACGATCGTCGTTGCCCTGGGCGCCCTCTGGCTCTCCACCGCCGCCCGACGACGGCCCGTACGCCGCGCCACGCCAACCCCCGGGACCCCAGCCGTTCCGCTGGTCGTGGCGGGACCGACGCCGGAGACGGCCGAGCGGACCCCGCCGGACACGGCTGAGGCGCCGACGCCGGGCCAGGCGGCGGGGCCAGCCGACGGGCAGCGCCCGACCTTCTCCGAGATCACGTGA
- a CDS encoding polysaccharide biosynthesis protein, translating into MSRRRTVRREGTAQTELTRGWSTGLGAAGVSVTLAGVLVNGLAYLVPVLAARRLDPADLSALAAALGLVAIVGVPGLGLQLAVAVHHARHGPSDTRRLTAVTAAVCAVTLVAATPLLVAALHLPVEMPALLAVTTAAIVLSSRSLGELQGGQRFVRLAVGMTVLAAGRYGGVIAGLLLGAGPTGALAVGALTAALAPAVLARLAREPGRSSTAPRLSAARVVAGCGATLAMLVVSYADLLLARQLLSPSDSGAYSVGTVLSKGALWAPQVAAVLALPKLARGDRRSRTVALAVTGGCGVVLVLASTLAGGLAFRLAGGPDYDHLGRYAPLFAAVGALYAVTFVLLNDRLAAGARWAAAPLWVGVAGLVAGTAILRPHTVSGLLLAALGTAMVTTAMMAVAARHPARAPAAEPD; encoded by the coding sequence GTGAGCCGCCGACGAACCGTCCGTCGGGAGGGGACGGCGCAGACGGAGCTGACACGCGGATGGAGCACGGGCCTCGGCGCTGCCGGGGTCAGCGTGACCCTGGCCGGGGTTCTCGTCAACGGCCTGGCCTACCTGGTGCCGGTGCTGGCGGCCCGGCGCCTCGACCCGGCCGACCTCAGCGCGCTCGCCGCGGCCCTCGGTCTGGTGGCCATCGTCGGTGTGCCCGGGCTCGGTCTGCAACTGGCAGTGGCGGTGCACCACGCCCGGCACGGACCCTCCGACACCCGCCGGCTCACAGCTGTCACCGCCGCCGTGTGCGCCGTGACCCTCGTCGCGGCGACGCCGCTGCTGGTCGCCGCCCTGCATCTTCCGGTGGAGATGCCCGCGCTGCTGGCGGTCACCACTGCGGCGATCGTTCTCTCCTCCCGGTCCCTCGGCGAGTTGCAGGGCGGCCAGCGTTTCGTGCGACTCGCCGTCGGGATGACAGTGCTCGCCGCCGGCCGCTACGGCGGTGTGATCGCCGGGTTGCTGCTCGGCGCGGGACCGACCGGCGCGCTGGCGGTCGGCGCGTTGACCGCCGCACTCGCCCCGGCGGTGCTGGCCCGACTCGCCCGCGAGCCCGGACGGTCGTCCACCGCACCACGGCTGAGCGCCGCTCGGGTCGTTGCCGGCTGCGGTGCGACGCTGGCGATGCTCGTCGTGTCCTACGCCGACCTGCTGCTGGCCCGGCAACTGCTGTCCCCGTCGGATTCCGGGGCGTACTCGGTCGGCACCGTCCTCAGCAAGGGCGCGCTCTGGGCGCCGCAGGTCGCCGCCGTCCTCGCCCTACCGAAGCTGGCCCGCGGCGACCGGCGCAGCCGAACGGTTGCGCTCGCGGTGACGGGCGGGTGTGGCGTGGTGCTGGTCCTCGCCTCGACGCTCGCCGGAGGGCTCGCCTTCCGCCTCGCCGGTGGGCCCGACTACGACCACCTCGGCCGCTACGCGCCCCTCTTCGCGGCGGTCGGTGCGCTCTACGCGGTCACGTTCGTACTGCTCAACGACCGTCTCGCGGCCGGCGCACGGTGGGCGGCGGCACCGCTGTGGGTGGGCGTGGCCGGCCTGGTGGCCGGCACCGCGATCCTCCGACCCCACACCGTCAGCGGTCTTCTCCTCGCGGCCCTGGGCACGGCGATGGTCACCACCGCGATGATGGCGGTGGCGGCCCGTCACCCCGCTCGGGCACCGGCGGCTGAGCCCGACTAG
- the nudC gene encoding NAD(+) diphosphatase: MDTAERVLAYGGGSLDRAGPLRTDPTRLDALLTESTTVLLPMWRDRCLVDGHGPVRLGAERAALVRSAAGETVFLGLDGRVAVFAADLSALPERSAVEMAGAVRSVDVRALVGRLEPGDAAVQAYARGLLHWHRQQRFCGTCGAPAVADGGGHLRTCTGAECGRLLFPRIEPAIIVLVEAPGRSGRCLLARHAGAAEDAYSTLAGFVEIGESLEDAVRREMGEEAGVTVTDVTYQGSQAWPFPAGLMVGFRATATSDEVRVDGEELLEARWFTRAELRDRVASGRPLGRVDSIDHRLLTEWLAEG; this comes from the coding sequence GTGGACACTGCGGAGCGGGTGTTGGCGTACGGGGGCGGATCGCTGGACCGGGCGGGACCGTTGCGCACCGATCCGACACGGTTGGACGCCCTGCTCACCGAGTCGACCACGGTGCTGCTGCCGATGTGGCGGGACCGTTGTCTCGTCGACGGCCACGGGCCGGTTCGACTCGGCGCGGAGCGCGCGGCGCTGGTCCGGTCCGCCGCCGGCGAGACAGTCTTCCTGGGGCTCGACGGGAGGGTCGCCGTGTTCGCCGCGGACCTCTCCGCGCTCCCCGAGCGGTCCGCCGTCGAGATGGCCGGTGCGGTGCGGTCCGTCGACGTGCGGGCACTGGTCGGGCGGCTCGAACCCGGCGACGCTGCCGTCCAGGCGTACGCCAGGGGTTTGTTGCACTGGCACCGGCAGCAGCGATTCTGCGGGACGTGCGGCGCGCCGGCCGTCGCGGACGGCGGCGGGCACCTGCGGACCTGCACCGGGGCTGAGTGCGGACGTCTGCTGTTTCCCCGGATCGAGCCGGCCATCATCGTGTTGGTCGAGGCACCCGGTCGGTCGGGGCGCTGTCTGCTGGCCCGGCACGCGGGCGCGGCCGAGGACGCGTACTCGACGCTGGCCGGCTTCGTCGAGATCGGCGAGAGCCTGGAGGACGCGGTCCGTCGGGAGATGGGCGAGGAGGCGGGCGTGACGGTCACCGACGTGACCTACCAGGGATCGCAGGCGTGGCCGTTCCCCGCCGGCCTGATGGTGGGCTTCCGGGCCACCGCCACCTCCGACGAGGTACGTGTCGACGGCGAGGAGTTGCTGGAGGCGCGCTGGTTCACCCGGGCGGAGCTGCGGGACCGGGTGGCCTCGGGTCGTCCGCTCGGTCGGGTGGACTCGATCGACCACCGCCTCCTGACGGAATGGCTCGCGGAGGGCTAG
- a CDS encoding VanW family protein: MTLYGENSPPADDRPTVQVTAVTWPDDGSEPVTTAAPGELSGGPRRPRRVRILLAAGITGGVLAAVAGAGAWAYAGDVPRGTSVLGTELGGRSRADADRELRAELDRRAATLATPLKVTVDGRTAEINPADVGLAVDVPATVAAAAEADAHPVSRLVGSRTVEPVVTVDEGRLDDALRKVLGDQAQGMTMPAITYKGTTPKVVQPKPGLALNPQRSAEVVRAGWLAGAPVTVPLVETHPATTAEELDRMVSELAKPAVAAPVTLRTNKGQLTIPPAAIAKSLRFGADKTGKLTPSVDVKRLRAALGDKLTAIEVPPKDATMTISGGRPTAKEGRAGQQLDTAALSRDLLAVLPKADGREVTGELKPTPPQLTGEKLAGLGIKERVSTFTTRFTGGMASSRSQNIATIARKVDGTVVLPGKTFSLNGHTGERGYAQGYRDAPVILDGKLVPGVGGGTSQFTTTLFNATYYAGLEDVEHKPHSYWFDRYPAVIESTIFWPSLDFKFRNNTDYGVLIDTSYTSSTITVSIWSTKIYDSVKTEYGPRRNITTPKQIHLAPGPSCIETNGINGFTQDAFRVIKKGGAVVKREKFTWRYDAEPRYVCGPKTS, from the coding sequence GTGACGCTGTACGGCGAAAACAGTCCACCCGCCGACGACCGGCCCACAGTGCAGGTCACCGCGGTCACCTGGCCGGACGACGGATCTGAGCCGGTCACCACAGCCGCTCCCGGCGAGCTGAGCGGCGGCCCGCGCCGCCCGCGTCGGGTGCGGATACTGCTCGCCGCCGGCATCACTGGTGGCGTCCTCGCCGCCGTGGCGGGCGCCGGTGCCTGGGCGTACGCCGGTGACGTCCCCCGTGGCACCAGCGTGCTCGGCACCGAGCTGGGCGGCCGGAGCCGCGCGGACGCCGACCGGGAGTTGCGGGCGGAGCTGGACCGACGTGCGGCAACGCTCGCCACGCCGCTGAAGGTCACCGTCGACGGGCGTACCGCCGAGATCAACCCGGCCGACGTGGGGCTGGCCGTCGACGTGCCGGCGACCGTCGCGGCAGCGGCTGAGGCGGACGCGCACCCGGTCAGCCGGTTGGTCGGCTCCCGCACCGTCGAGCCAGTGGTGACCGTCGACGAGGGCCGGTTGGACGACGCGCTCCGCAAGGTGCTCGGCGACCAGGCCCAGGGCATGACGATGCCGGCGATCACCTACAAGGGCACCACGCCGAAGGTCGTACAGCCCAAGCCCGGGCTGGCTCTGAACCCGCAGCGCTCCGCCGAGGTGGTCCGTGCCGGCTGGTTGGCCGGCGCCCCGGTCACCGTGCCCCTGGTGGAGACCCACCCGGCGACCACCGCGGAGGAGTTGGACCGGATGGTCAGCGAGCTGGCAAAGCCGGCGGTCGCCGCACCGGTCACCCTGCGCACCAACAAGGGCCAGTTGACGATCCCACCCGCCGCCATCGCGAAGAGCCTCCGGTTCGGCGCCGACAAGACCGGCAAGCTCACCCCGTCGGTGGACGTCAAGCGGCTGCGCGCGGCGCTCGGCGACAAGCTGACCGCCATCGAGGTTCCGCCGAAGGACGCCACGATGACGATTTCCGGTGGCCGGCCCACCGCCAAGGAGGGGCGGGCCGGGCAGCAGCTGGACACGGCGGCCCTCAGTCGAGACCTGCTGGCCGTGCTACCGAAGGCGGACGGCCGCGAGGTGACAGGCGAGTTGAAGCCGACCCCGCCGCAGCTGACCGGGGAGAAGCTCGCCGGCCTGGGCATCAAGGAGCGGGTGTCGACCTTCACGACCCGGTTCACCGGCGGCATGGCCTCGTCGCGCAGCCAGAACATCGCCACCATCGCGAGGAAGGTGGACGGCACTGTCGTGCTGCCGGGGAAGACGTTCTCGCTCAACGGGCACACCGGCGAGCGTGGCTACGCCCAGGGCTACCGGGACGCGCCGGTCATCCTCGACGGCAAACTGGTGCCGGGCGTCGGCGGCGGCACCTCGCAGTTCACCACCACGCTGTTCAACGCGACCTATTACGCCGGTCTGGAGGACGTCGAGCACAAGCCGCACTCGTACTGGTTCGACAGGTACCCGGCGGTCATCGAGTCGACCATCTTCTGGCCGAGTCTGGACTTCAAGTTCCGCAACAACACCGACTACGGCGTGCTCATCGACACGTCGTACACGTCCAGCACGATCACCGTGTCGATCTGGAGCACGAAGATCTACGACAGCGTGAAGACGGAGTACGGGCCGCGACGCAACATCACGACGCCGAAGCAGATCCACCTGGCTCCCGGCCCGTCGTGCATCGAGACCAACGGCATCAACGGTTTCACCCAGGACGCCTTCCGGGTCATCAAGAAGGGCGGCGCGGTGGTCAAGCGGGAGAAGTTCACCTGGCGCTACGACGCGGAACCCCGTTACGTCTGCGGGCCGAAGACGTCCTGA
- a CDS encoding SCO4848 family membrane protein has translation MVLSRGWSLFLVGVGVWTWVIWPRFAVAIWQDPRSWASGTVADGAATSFLWVHALLIAASLAIGTTAGVLGVRAWLATRRRQPS, from the coding sequence ATGGTGCTGTCGCGAGGGTGGAGTCTCTTCCTGGTCGGAGTCGGCGTCTGGACCTGGGTGATCTGGCCGAGGTTCGCGGTGGCCATCTGGCAGGACCCGCGGTCCTGGGCGTCCGGCACGGTCGCCGACGGTGCGGCCACCAGCTTTCTGTGGGTGCACGCGCTGTTGATCGCCGCGTCCCTGGCGATCGGCACCACAGCTGGCGTCCTCGGCGTCCGGGCGTGGCTCGCCACCCGGCGGCGGCAGCCCTCCTGA
- a CDS encoding PRC-barrel domain-containing protein — MQPSIFNPWAWRDPSALAGGYTQTTPSVSPPDGQEGGHDGPDAPGPGTPVDLVGYQVRASDGRIGSIDETSDEADAGHLVVDTGPWIFGQKVLLPAGTVERVDHQERVVHVDRTRQEIKDAPPFDPDSADQEYRERVGTYYADSYLSPPATDRR, encoded by the coding sequence GTGCAACCCTCGATCTTCAACCCCTGGGCCTGGCGTGACCCGTCCGCCCTGGCCGGCGGCTACACCCAGACCACACCGTCGGTCAGCCCGCCGGACGGGCAGGAGGGCGGCCACGACGGCCCGGACGCGCCCGGTCCGGGCACGCCTGTCGACCTGGTGGGCTATCAGGTGCGGGCGAGCGACGGGCGCATCGGCAGCATCGACGAGACGAGCGACGAGGCGGACGCCGGACACCTGGTGGTGGACACCGGGCCCTGGATCTTCGGCCAGAAGGTGCTGCTGCCGGCCGGAACTGTGGAACGGGTGGATCACCAGGAACGCGTCGTGCACGTCGACCGGACCCGCCAGGAGATCAAGGACGCCCCACCGTTCGACCCGGACTCGGCCGACCAGGAATATCGGGAACGTGTCGGCACCTACTACGCCGACAGCTACCTGTCCCCGCCGGCAACGGACCGCAGGTAA
- the trpS gene encoding tryptophan--tRNA ligase — MSVARMLTGDRPTGRLHLGHYVGSIANRVRLHRSYESFFIIADLHMLTTRNRREDIDQVSGNAREMVTDILAAGVDPDRATFYLQSAIPEVGDLNTLLQNLVTVPRLERVPSLKDMARDAGKEEMPYGLLGYPVLQAADILCVKGEVVPVGRDNAAHVEVTREIARRFNHLYGPVFPVPELIPADTPSLVGTDGAAKMSKSRGNSIALSDDAATVRRKVLGMYTDPNRVRADVPGTVEGNPVFAYHEVFNPDRDEVADLAGRYRAGRVGDVEVKERLIVALEGFLAPIRQRRAEIEADRGLVDRLIVEGTERTRLEVRQTVLEVRRAMGLTGAYQQVRRRAERSRRRTDASI, encoded by the coding sequence ATGTCCGTCGCACGAATGCTCACCGGCGACCGGCCCACCGGCCGCCTGCACCTCGGCCACTACGTCGGCAGCATCGCCAACCGGGTGCGGCTGCACCGGAGCTACGAGAGCTTCTTCATCATCGCCGACCTGCACATGCTCACCACCCGCAACCGCCGGGAGGACATCGACCAGGTCTCCGGCAACGCCCGGGAGATGGTGACCGACATCCTCGCCGCCGGCGTCGACCCGGACCGGGCCACCTTCTACCTCCAGTCGGCCATCCCCGAGGTCGGTGACCTCAACACCCTCCTGCAGAACCTGGTGACCGTTCCCCGGCTGGAACGGGTGCCGTCGCTCAAGGACATGGCCCGCGACGCCGGCAAGGAGGAGATGCCGTACGGGCTGTTGGGTTACCCGGTGCTCCAGGCCGCGGACATCCTCTGCGTCAAGGGGGAGGTGGTCCCGGTCGGCCGGGACAACGCCGCGCACGTCGAGGTCACCAGGGAGATCGCCCGGCGGTTCAATCACCTGTACGGTCCGGTCTTCCCGGTGCCCGAGCTGATCCCGGCGGACACACCGAGCCTGGTGGGGACCGACGGCGCCGCCAAGATGAGCAAGAGCCGGGGCAACTCGATCGCACTCTCCGACGACGCGGCGACGGTACGTCGCAAGGTGCTCGGCATGTACACCGACCCGAATCGGGTGCGGGCCGACGTGCCGGGCACCGTGGAGGGCAACCCGGTGTTCGCGTACCACGAGGTCTTCAATCCGGACCGCGACGAGGTCGCCGATCTGGCAGGGCGGTACCGGGCCGGGCGGGTGGGTGACGTCGAGGTCAAGGAGCGGCTGATCGTCGCGCTGGAGGGGTTCCTGGCGCCGATCCGGCAGCGCCGGGCCGAGATCGAGGCCGACCGGGGTCTGGTCGACCGACTGATCGTCGAGGGTACGGAACGGACCCGCCTGGAGGTACGCCAGACGGTGCTCGAGGTACGCCGGGCGATGGGGCTGACCGGCGCGTACCAGCAGGTGCGGCGGCGGGCTGAGCGGAGCCGGCGCCGAACGGACGCCTCGATCTGA
- a CDS encoding winged helix-turn-helix transcriptional regulator — protein MTQRTYQDACGAARTMDIVGERWALLIVRELVFGPKRFGDLRAGLPKASQNVLSQRLRELEQSGIVRRVQLGPPASVHAYELTERGQQLEPTLIELSRWGAGLPAEPDVEMSTDAFMLLLKALYRPPTDAPVTARLRLQVGSDAFEVGVSSSGISVARGRSGPVDVTVTGTVRALRELMFGGTPLRSAVSTGEIEVHGDTAAAERFFLLFGATPGEWTG, from the coding sequence GTGACTCAGCGGACTTACCAGGACGCCTGCGGGGCGGCGCGCACGATGGACATCGTCGGCGAGCGCTGGGCGCTGTTGATCGTCCGAGAGTTGGTGTTCGGCCCGAAGCGTTTCGGCGATCTGCGGGCCGGCCTGCCGAAGGCCAGCCAGAACGTGCTCAGCCAGAGACTGCGGGAGTTGGAGCAGTCCGGCATCGTCCGGCGGGTGCAGCTCGGGCCGCCGGCCAGCGTGCACGCGTACGAGCTGACCGAACGGGGTCAGCAACTGGAGCCGACACTGATCGAGCTGTCGCGGTGGGGCGCCGGCCTGCCCGCGGAGCCGGACGTCGAGATGAGCACCGACGCGTTCATGCTGTTGCTGAAGGCCCTCTATCGGCCACCGACCGACGCGCCGGTGACCGCCCGGCTCCGGTTGCAGGTGGGCTCCGACGCCTTCGAGGTGGGGGTGTCTTCGAGTGGGATCAGCGTGGCCCGTGGCCGGTCGGGCCCTGTCGACGTCACGGTCACCGGCACGGTCAGAGCGCTGCGCGAGCTGATGTTCGGTGGCACACCGCTGCGGTCGGCGGTCTCGACGGGCGAGATCGAGGTGCACGGCGACACCGCGGCGGCCGAGCGGTTCTTCCTGCTCTTCGGAGCAACGCCGGGCGAGTGGACCGGATGA